The genomic interval CCTTGCGCCGCTGGAGGCCGACCGTGCCGCCGCCGATCCGCAGGAGGGCAAAGCCCTGGCCGGAGGGGTCAGTCAGCTCGACCGTGAAGCCCAGACGGGTGTAAAAGGCGACCGAGGCCGGGACGTTGGCGACGGGCAGGCTCAGGCCGTCCATGCGGACGGGGGCGGGCGACTCAGGGTTCGTCATGCCGGGAGGATGCGCCCCGGAGCCACTCACGGTCTACCAGAATCCGGCTGTCCTGGCGGAACTGAAGGGGCGAGACGCCCACCCGCTGCCGGAACACCTGCGCGAAGTGGCTCTGGCTGGAAAAGCCCAGGCCCAGCGCCAGTTGCGCCAGCAGCTCTTCGCCGCCCAGAAGCGCCTTGGCCCGCCGCACGCGGGCGTCCAGCAAGTAGGCGTGCGGGCTGAAGCCGGTGGCCCGGCGAAAGACCCGCGCGAAGTGCGACGCGCTCAGGCCCGCCCCGTCGGCCAGGGAGGTCAGCGTGAAGGGGAGGCCGGGACTGCGCTCCATCTGCTCGCGGGCCGCCGCGACGGCGGCGGGCGAGGGTGGCGGGGCCAGGCGCTCCTCGACCCGGCCCCCGGCGCTCCGGAAGAGCAGTGCCAGCAGCGCCCACAGGTGCGTTTCCAGGGCCAGGGCACCCAGACCGGGCGCGTGGCCCGCGAGGCGGTGGAGGCGCAGGGTGGCCTGGGCCAGCGCCGGGTCCGGCAGCACGACCGGGAAGCGCGGGAGACGGCTGCCCCGCGGCCCGAGGGCCTGCCAGACCTCATGCACGGCGCTGGCGTGAATGCGCACGCTGTAGAACACGCCCGCCCCCCCCGCCTGCACCCGGGTGCGGTGCAGCTCTCCGGGCAAGACCACGCTGACGGCAGCGGGCGGCACGTTGAACGACCGACCGCCCACCTCCAGCGTGCGCGGGTGCAGCGGCGAGAGGCTCAGCTCCAAGTCCTCATGGAAGTGCGCGGGCGCGTCGTAGGCCCCCTGCTGCGCCCAGACCAGTTCCAGCTGCGCGGAGCCGCCCGGACGCCAGACCCGCAAGAAGGGCCGGGGCGTGAGCAAGACGCTGCCGGAGAGGCCGCCTTCAGGTGGACGCGGCCCCTCGGGGGTCGTGCTCAATCCCGCCGGGGCGGGCGCGGTCCACGGTCCCGGTCGCCGCCGCCCGCGCGGGCCGACCGGGCCTCGCGCGGGGCGATCTTGCCCTCCAGTTCGGGGCGAATCAGGTCGATCTTGCCCCGGTCGTCCACGTTGGCGATCTTCACCCGCAGGGTGTCGCCCACGTTCAGCACGTCCTCGACG from Deinococcus budaensis carries:
- a CDS encoding helix-turn-helix transcriptional regulator, producing MSTTPEGPRPPEGGLSGSVLLTPRPFLRVWRPGGSAQLELVWAQQGAYDAPAHFHEDLELSLSPLHPRTLEVGGRSFNVPPAAVSVVLPGELHRTRVQAGGAGVFYSVRIHASAVHEVWQALGPRGSRLPRFPVVLPDPALAQATLRLHRLAGHAPGLGALALETHLWALLALLFRSAGGRVEERLAPPPSPAAVAAAREQMERSPGLPFTLTSLADGAGLSASHFARVFRRATGFSPHAYLLDARVRRAKALLGGEELLAQLALGLGFSSQSHFAQVFRQRVGVSPLQFRQDSRILVDREWLRGASSRHDEP